A genomic segment from Canis lupus baileyi chromosome 31, mCanLup2.hap1, whole genome shotgun sequence encodes:
- the OTULINL gene encoding inactive ubiquitin thioesterase OTULINL isoform X1 codes for MAARRSPPRARARARAREREGPRGPAAGSDQVYSWMLVTSQALGTVWRIAKGSVMLAASFLVPALCYFRRMHYDLGHWLKWWIGYLQRKFKRNLSVEAEVDLLSFCVREWKGETPRAKMMRKACEELFWRHHIKCVRQVKRDNYAALRSVLFQIFSQGLSFPSWMKEKDIVKLPEKLLFSQGCNWIQQYSFGPEKYTGSNVFGKLRKCVDLLKTQWTEFNGIKDYHKRGSMCNILFSDPLLEYKLYEALKFIMLYQVTEVYEQMKTNKVIPNLFQLLFSRETSSDPLSFMINHLNSVGDTCGLEQIDMFILGHSLEIKIKVFRLFKFNSRDFEVCYPDLAPREWPEISLLTENDRHYHIPVF; via the exons gAAGTGACCAAGTTTACTCCTGGATGCTAGTCACCAGCCAAGCTTTAGGGACCGTGTGGAGAATAGCAAAGGGGTCAGTGATGCTGGCAGCTTCGTTTCTGGTGCCTGCCCTCTGCTACTTCAGGAGGATGCATTATGATTTAGGGCACTGGCTGAAATG GTGGATTGGATATCTGCAGAGAAAattcaaaa GGAACCTCAGTGTGGAGGCGGAGGTCGACCTACTGAGTTTCTGTGTGagagagtggaaaggagagacgcCACGTGCCAAGATGATGCGGAAG GCTTGTGAGGAGCTGTTTTGGCGGCATCACATTAAATGTGTCCGGCAAGTAAAGAGAGATAATTATGCTGCTCTGAGGTCAGTGCTGTTTCAGATATTCAGCCAAGGCCTCTCCTTTCCATCGTGGATGAAAGAGAAGGACATCGTGAAG CTTCCTGAAAAACTGCTCTTTTCACAAGGTTGTAATTGGATCCAGCAATACAGTTTTGGTCCTGAGAAGTATACAGGTTCCAATGTGTTTGGAAAATTGCGTAAATGCGTGGATTTATTGAAAACACAG tgGACTGAATTTAATGGAATTAAAGATTATCACAAGAGAGGAAGTATGTGCAACATCCTTTTTTCTGATCCTCTTCTGGAATATAAACTGTATGAAGCTTTAAAGTTTATCATGCTATATCAAGTCACTGAAGTTTATGAACAAATGAAGACTAACAAAGTCATTCCCAATCTTTTTCAACTCCTGTTTTCCCGGGAAACATCCTCTGACCCTTTAAGCTTCATGATAAACCACCTGAATTCTGTGGGCGACACATGTGGACTAGAGCAG ATCGATATGTTTATTCTTGGACACTCCcttgaaataaagataaaagtgtTCAGGTTGTTCAAGTTTAACTCCAGAGACTTCGAGGTCTGCTACCCAGACTTGGCACCCAGGGAGTGGCCAGAGATCTCCCTGCTGACGGAGAATGACCGCCACTATCACATTCCTGTCTTTTAA
- the OTULINL gene encoding inactive ubiquitin thioesterase OTULINL isoform X2, producing MIDLKTLEGSDQVYSWMLVTSQALGTVWRIAKGSVMLAASFLVPALCYFRRMHYDLGHWLKWWIGYLQRKFKRNLSVEAEVDLLSFCVREWKGETPRAKMMRKACEELFWRHHIKCVRQVKRDNYAALRSVLFQIFSQGLSFPSWMKEKDIVKLPEKLLFSQGCNWIQQYSFGPEKYTGSNVFGKLRKCVDLLKTQWTEFNGIKDYHKRGSMCNILFSDPLLEYKLYEALKFIMLYQVTEVYEQMKTNKVIPNLFQLLFSRETSSDPLSFMINHLNSVGDTCGLEQIDMFILGHSLEIKIKVFRLFKFNSRDFEVCYPDLAPREWPEISLLTENDRHYHIPVF from the exons gAAGTGACCAAGTTTACTCCTGGATGCTAGTCACCAGCCAAGCTTTAGGGACCGTGTGGAGAATAGCAAAGGGGTCAGTGATGCTGGCAGCTTCGTTTCTGGTGCCTGCCCTCTGCTACTTCAGGAGGATGCATTATGATTTAGGGCACTGGCTGAAATG GTGGATTGGATATCTGCAGAGAAAattcaaaa GGAACCTCAGTGTGGAGGCGGAGGTCGACCTACTGAGTTTCTGTGTGagagagtggaaaggagagacgcCACGTGCCAAGATGATGCGGAAG GCTTGTGAGGAGCTGTTTTGGCGGCATCACATTAAATGTGTCCGGCAAGTAAAGAGAGATAATTATGCTGCTCTGAGGTCAGTGCTGTTTCAGATATTCAGCCAAGGCCTCTCCTTTCCATCGTGGATGAAAGAGAAGGACATCGTGAAG CTTCCTGAAAAACTGCTCTTTTCACAAGGTTGTAATTGGATCCAGCAATACAGTTTTGGTCCTGAGAAGTATACAGGTTCCAATGTGTTTGGAAAATTGCGTAAATGCGTGGATTTATTGAAAACACAG tgGACTGAATTTAATGGAATTAAAGATTATCACAAGAGAGGAAGTATGTGCAACATCCTTTTTTCTGATCCTCTTCTGGAATATAAACTGTATGAAGCTTTAAAGTTTATCATGCTATATCAAGTCACTGAAGTTTATGAACAAATGAAGACTAACAAAGTCATTCCCAATCTTTTTCAACTCCTGTTTTCCCGGGAAACATCCTCTGACCCTTTAAGCTTCATGATAAACCACCTGAATTCTGTGGGCGACACATGTGGACTAGAGCAG ATCGATATGTTTATTCTTGGACACTCCcttgaaataaagataaaagtgtTCAGGTTGTTCAAGTTTAACTCCAGAGACTTCGAGGTCTGCTACCCAGACTTGGCACCCAGGGAGTGGCCAGAGATCTCCCTGCTGACGGAGAATGACCGCCACTATCACATTCCTGTCTTTTAA